In a single window of the Arthrobacter zhangbolii genome:
- a CDS encoding alpha/beta hydrolase has protein sequence MPSNPHLSQDPLWYGPSDASLVVYAVHGRGQSPDFMKDVADRVDLPDLAWVLPAAHNKSWYPQSFLAPIEDNQPELDVALETVRSHLAVLLGRDGPPVGVLGFSQGACLLSEYLLRERPPLAGAVLHTGGYLGPAPRAWPVNPDLSGLAVELLTSQDDAWVPLHRVEATALAFRSLGATVELTTYDDPEHHLNDDSIRMIRRYLRQRTSSSRSN, from the coding sequence GTGCCGTCCAACCCCCACCTGAGCCAGGATCCCCTCTGGTACGGACCATCCGATGCCTCGTTGGTTGTTTATGCAGTGCACGGGCGGGGACAGAGCCCTGACTTCATGAAGGACGTCGCGGACCGTGTGGACCTGCCCGACCTCGCGTGGGTTCTGCCGGCCGCCCACAACAAAAGCTGGTACCCGCAGAGCTTCCTGGCGCCTATTGAAGACAATCAACCGGAGCTGGATGTCGCACTGGAGACTGTCCGCTCACACCTGGCTGTCCTGTTGGGCCGGGACGGGCCGCCGGTCGGCGTACTGGGGTTTTCCCAAGGCGCATGCCTATTGTCGGAGTACCTATTGCGAGAGCGCCCGCCTCTGGCCGGGGCGGTTCTGCACACCGGAGGCTACCTTGGCCCGGCCCCACGGGCATGGCCGGTGAATCCCGACCTGTCCGGATTGGCCGTGGAGCTCTTGACGTCCCAGGACGATGCTTGGGTCCCGCTCCATCGTGTCGAAGCCACGGCCCTTGCCTTCCGTTCGCTCGGGGCCACGGTGGAACTGACAACCTACGACGATCCTGAGCATCACCTCAATGACGATTCGATCCGGATGATCCGCCGCTACCTCAGGCAGCGCACGTCCAGTAGCAGGAGCAACTGA
- a CDS encoding maleylacetate reductase: protein MALAFEHVTLGQRVLFGSGKAAENLASEVQRINAKRVMVIASARGDTDAADVSSGIDVALKYSDVAAHVPIEKAEAARSAAANSQIDLIVSIGGGSATGLAKAVAMTAGLPIVAVPTTYSGSEATNIWGLTEASRKTTGVDDGVLPTTVIYDAALTLSLPVDLSVASGLNAVAHCIDSMWAPRADPINKALAAEGIRALSSGLPSVFTDPQELPGRELLLYGAYLAAVALSSAGAGMHHKICHVLGGTWNLPHAQTHAILLPYVLAFNAPQAPDAAARIAGAFGAEDALTGLNHLRADVGAPAALKNYGFAEQNIPEAVELILPLIPASNPRQATPAELTELLTAAWAGTPESP from the coding sequence ATGGCCCTGGCTTTTGAACATGTGACCCTTGGCCAGCGTGTGCTGTTCGGCTCCGGCAAAGCGGCGGAAAACCTGGCGTCCGAGGTCCAGAGGATCAACGCGAAGCGGGTAATGGTGATCGCATCGGCGAGGGGGGACACGGACGCTGCTGATGTTTCCTCCGGAATCGACGTGGCACTCAAATATTCCGATGTGGCAGCGCACGTGCCGATCGAAAAAGCCGAGGCTGCGAGGTCCGCTGCGGCCAATTCCCAAATTGACCTGATAGTGAGCATCGGAGGCGGCTCGGCCACCGGACTGGCGAAAGCCGTTGCCATGACCGCTGGCCTTCCCATTGTTGCTGTCCCCACTACGTACTCCGGTTCCGAGGCAACAAACATCTGGGGTCTGACCGAAGCTTCCCGCAAGACCACCGGCGTTGACGACGGGGTATTGCCGACGACCGTCATTTATGACGCCGCTTTGACTCTCTCCCTCCCGGTGGATCTATCAGTGGCCTCCGGGTTGAACGCCGTGGCCCACTGTATCGATTCGATGTGGGCGCCCCGGGCGGACCCGATCAACAAGGCCTTGGCGGCAGAGGGTATCCGGGCGCTGAGCAGCGGGTTGCCTTCGGTTTTCACGGACCCGCAGGAGCTGCCCGGGAGGGAACTGTTGCTGTACGGTGCATACCTCGCAGCGGTAGCCCTATCCTCGGCTGGTGCCGGGATGCACCACAAAATCTGCCATGTCCTCGGAGGCACCTGGAACTTGCCCCATGCGCAGACCCACGCCATCCTGCTGCCCTACGTGCTCGCATTCAATGCACCCCAGGCTCCGGATGCTGCTGCCCGGATCGCCGGCGCATTCGGTGCCGAGGACGCGCTCACCGGCCTGAACCACCTCCGTGCCGACGTTGGCGCGCCCGCAGCACTCAAAAACTACGGTTTTGCGGAGCAAAACATACCCGAAGCCGTGGAACTCATCCTGCCCCTCATCCCCGCATCGAATCCGCGGCAGGCCACCCCTGCGGAGCTCACCGAGCTGCTCACGGCTGCCTGGGCGGGAACACCCGAAAGTCCATAG
- a CDS encoding MBL fold metallo-hydrolase encodes MTSKVRSGGKRSAAWKLTEPAVGIFFVEGPASNWIIARRGQEFTLIDGGYRGDLPRVLASIRAVGLDPGGAVALLITHAHVDHTGAAAHFARRYGTPVFSSAAEHRQMTGVVKFQVSPLQILARAWRPRVLRWTVRALQSGGSKAVPVPSAEVWDDALLASLPGGPVAVPTPGHTPGHTAFYLPAARAVATGDALVTGHGISTRNGPQLLHPMFHHHRAGVQGSLAVLAKLDAGLLLPGHGPALRMPVRDAVEAVRRTSVTGSRASRSARPGLAPVPGRTGLAGNGVRFFT; translated from the coding sequence ATGACAAGCAAAGTCCGGTCCGGCGGGAAACGGTCCGCCGCGTGGAAACTTACCGAACCGGCGGTTGGAATCTTCTTCGTGGAGGGTCCGGCGTCGAACTGGATCATTGCGCGTCGCGGCCAGGAGTTCACCCTGATCGACGGCGGCTACCGGGGCGACCTGCCCCGGGTCCTGGCATCCATCCGCGCCGTCGGGCTGGACCCGGGCGGCGCCGTCGCGCTCCTGATCACTCACGCGCACGTGGACCACACCGGCGCTGCCGCACATTTTGCCCGGCGTTACGGCACGCCGGTGTTCAGCAGCGCGGCCGAGCACCGGCAGATGACGGGTGTTGTTAAATTCCAGGTGTCACCGCTGCAGATACTGGCCCGTGCCTGGCGGCCCAGGGTGCTGCGCTGGACGGTGCGCGCGCTGCAGTCCGGCGGTTCCAAAGCGGTGCCTGTTCCATCGGCTGAGGTCTGGGATGACGCGTTGCTGGCTTCGCTGCCGGGCGGGCCGGTTGCCGTACCGACGCCGGGTCACACGCCAGGGCATACGGCGTTTTATCTGCCGGCGGCCAGGGCTGTGGCCACCGGGGACGCACTGGTGACCGGCCACGGCATCAGCACGCGGAACGGCCCGCAGCTGCTGCACCCGATGTTCCATCACCACCGTGCCGGAGTACAGGGGTCGCTGGCGGTCCTGGCGAAACTGGACGCCGGCCTGCTGTTGCCCGGGCACGGTCCCGCGCTCCGGATGCCTGTCCGTGATGCGGTGGAGGCGGTGCGCCGGACCTCGGTGACCGGCAGCCGCGCCAGCCGGTCCGCCCGGCCGGGGCTGGCACCGGTGCCGGGACGGACAGGGCTGGCCGGCAACGGCGTCCGCTTCTTCACCTGA
- a CDS encoding MFS transporter gives MQKQVMTPRRRWIVALCWLTVVFEGYDIVALGAAIPTLLDTRHVGITAAGATYVSTISLVGVGIGAALIGPLSDRWGRRVPLILCVVVFSLFTLVLPLMPSVALMGVVRFIAGLGLGGCMPVAITAMQEAASENAKANASTITMTGYHCGAVLASVLAIIFREHWGWLFYAGGALGLAAAVVMWFRLPETGSVHLAAKEKGAAQVKLGDLLRPPYLRITLGLWVAAFMGLMLVYGLNTWLPQIMREAGYRVSASLVLLLVLNVGAVIGLLIGGRVADKRGPKGTTMAWFGAAAVLLAILSIRIESSLLLNAVVLVTGVFVFCAQVLVYGFVGYLYPRAVVGSAMGFVAGVGRLGAIVGPWLTGALVTAGIAYPFGFYVFALAAALGVVAVAVIPRPGRPVADTADPRVSPDGQAV, from the coding sequence ATGCAGAAACAGGTCATGACGCCCCGGCGGCGCTGGATCGTAGCCTTGTGCTGGCTCACCGTGGTGTTTGAGGGCTATGACATTGTGGCGCTGGGGGCCGCCATTCCCACCCTGTTGGATACCCGGCACGTGGGCATCACCGCGGCCGGTGCAACCTATGTCTCCACCATTTCCCTGGTGGGCGTGGGTATCGGCGCCGCGCTGATCGGCCCGCTGTCGGACCGCTGGGGCCGGCGGGTCCCACTGATCCTGTGCGTGGTGGTTTTCTCCCTGTTCACCCTCGTGCTGCCGCTGATGCCCAGCGTTGCACTGATGGGGGTGGTCCGGTTTATCGCCGGTCTGGGTCTGGGCGGGTGCATGCCCGTGGCCATCACCGCCATGCAGGAAGCGGCTTCCGAGAACGCGAAGGCCAATGCCAGCACCATCACCATGACCGGCTACCACTGCGGCGCCGTGCTGGCCTCGGTGTTGGCGATCATCTTCCGTGAGCACTGGGGGTGGCTGTTCTATGCCGGCGGTGCCCTGGGGCTGGCAGCCGCCGTCGTGATGTGGTTCCGCCTGCCGGAGACGGGATCCGTGCATCTGGCCGCCAAGGAGAAGGGGGCCGCGCAGGTGAAGCTGGGAGACCTGCTTCGCCCGCCGTATCTGCGGATAACCCTGGGCCTGTGGGTGGCTGCGTTTATGGGGCTCATGCTCGTGTACGGCCTGAACACCTGGCTGCCGCAGATTATGCGGGAGGCCGGCTATAGGGTGTCCGCCTCGCTGGTGCTGCTGCTGGTACTGAACGTCGGCGCGGTGATCGGGCTGCTGATTGGCGGCCGGGTCGCGGACAAACGCGGGCCCAAAGGAACCACCATGGCGTGGTTCGGTGCGGCTGCGGTGCTGCTGGCCATCCTCAGTATCCGGATTGAGAGTTCGCTGCTGTTGAATGCCGTGGTTCTGGTTACCGGCGTTTTTGTTTTCTGCGCACAGGTCCTGGTCTACGGATTCGTCGGATACCTGTATCCCCGCGCGGTGGTGGGTTCAGCCATGGGGTTTGTTGCCGGCGTCGGGCGGCTGGGCGCTATTGTGGGCCCGTGGCTGACCGGAGCCCTGGTCACGGCGGGGATTGCCTATCCGTTCGGGTTCTACGTCTTTGCGCTCGCCGCCGCCCTGGGAGTGGTGGCCGTGGCGGTCATCCCGCGCCCCGGGCGGCCCGTCGCGGATACAGCGGACCCCCGGGTGTCCCCGGACGGCCAGGCGGTCTAG
- the chvE gene encoding multiple monosaccharide ABC transporter substrate-binding protein yields MSTMKNVSAIFLAAGLATGLAACAPAGSSEEGEGEAASCNVGIAMPTRSLERWINDGEGLKEKLEAKGCQVDLQYADDKTDQQISQIQNQVAGGAKILVVAAIDGEVLGPTLEDAKNQDIQVIAYDRLINGTDAVDYYATFDNYQVGQLQGEFIEEELGLANGEGPYNLEPFAGSPDDNNARFFFAGAWDVLLPYVESGQLVVPSGKSPTSNDGWTSIGILGWKSADAQAEMDNRLQSFYTGDKKVDVVLSPNDSLALGIESSLDAAGYEPGTDWPVITGQDADVANVQAMQGDRQSMTVWKDTRQLGSQVETMVDAIVAGDEVEVNDTETYDNGVKVVPTYILEPMVVTKDTVQKELVDSGFMSASDAGL; encoded by the coding sequence ATGAGCACAATGAAGAATGTTTCGGCCATCTTCCTGGCCGCGGGACTCGCCACCGGACTGGCAGCCTGCGCACCGGCAGGATCCAGCGAGGAGGGGGAGGGGGAAGCAGCCTCCTGCAACGTGGGCATCGCCATGCCCACCCGCAGCCTGGAACGCTGGATCAATGACGGCGAGGGCCTGAAGGAAAAACTCGAGGCCAAGGGCTGCCAGGTGGACCTGCAGTACGCGGACGACAAGACCGACCAGCAGATCAGCCAGATCCAGAACCAGGTGGCCGGCGGTGCGAAGATCCTTGTGGTCGCGGCCATCGACGGCGAGGTCCTGGGCCCCACCCTGGAGGATGCCAAGAACCAGGACATCCAGGTGATCGCTTACGACCGCCTGATCAACGGCACCGACGCCGTGGACTACTACGCCACCTTTGATAACTATCAGGTGGGACAGCTGCAGGGCGAGTTCATCGAAGAGGAGCTGGGTCTGGCCAACGGCGAGGGACCCTACAACCTGGAGCCGTTTGCCGGCAGCCCGGATGACAACAACGCCAGGTTCTTCTTCGCCGGCGCCTGGGACGTGCTGCTTCCGTACGTGGAAAGCGGGCAGCTGGTGGTTCCCTCCGGCAAATCGCCCACCAGCAATGACGGGTGGACCTCCATCGGCATCCTCGGCTGGAAGTCCGCGGACGCCCAGGCGGAAATGGATAACCGGCTGCAGTCCTTCTACACGGGGGACAAAAAAGTGGATGTGGTCCTGTCCCCGAATGACAGCCTCGCTTTGGGCATTGAATCCTCCCTGGATGCCGCCGGCTATGAGCCCGGCACCGACTGGCCGGTGATCACCGGCCAGGACGCCGACGTCGCCAATGTCCAGGCCATGCAGGGGGACCGGCAGTCGATGACGGTGTGGAAAGACACCCGCCAGCTCGGCAGCCAGGTGGAAACCATGGTGGATGCGATCGTGGCCGGTGACGAGGTGGAGGTCAATGACACCGAGACCTACGACAACGGGGTGAAGGTGGTTCCCACCTACATCCTGGAGCCGATGGTGGTCACCAAGGACACGGTCCAGAAAGAGCTGGTGGACTCGGGCTTTATGTCCGCCTCCGACGCCGGGCTTTGA
- the mmsA gene encoding multiple monosaccharide ABC transporter ATP-binding protein: MSNVILKMDGIVKEFSGVRALDGVSIDVERGRVHAICGENGAGKSTLMKVLSGVYPHGSFDGTITLEGSPVSYGSINDSERDGVVIIHQELALSPFLSIAENIFLGNEVSRGGVIDWNKTNLEAARLLQRVGLAENPATKIVELGVGKQQLVEIAKALSKEVKILILDEPTAALNDDDSAHLLGLIRQLNETGITSIIISHKLKEIRSIADTVTVIRDGRTIDTFEVQDTEEIETRIIRAMVGRPLDHQFPPREPQIGEEKFRVEDWTVHHPIDVDRLVVDRAFFSVRAGEIIGFAGLMGAGRTELAMSIFGRSYGSGISGRVYKDGVEIRTRTVEEAIRHGIAYLSEDRKRYGLNLIGSVTVNVSAAALGKLARLGIIDRNREYRVADEYRKRMNIRTPSVSSLVENLSGGNQQKVVLSKWIYSGPEVLILDEPTRGIDVGAKFEIYGIINELAAQGKAVILISSELPELMGLADRIYTIAEGRLTAEIPRADATQEELMRHMTADRSQGAETP, encoded by the coding sequence ATGAGTAACGTCATCCTGAAAATGGACGGCATTGTGAAGGAATTCAGCGGGGTCCGGGCGCTGGACGGCGTTTCGATCGACGTGGAACGCGGCCGCGTGCACGCCATCTGCGGTGAAAACGGCGCCGGAAAATCCACCCTGATGAAGGTGCTCAGCGGCGTGTACCCGCACGGCAGCTTCGACGGGACCATCACCCTGGAGGGCAGCCCGGTCAGCTACGGATCGATCAACGATTCCGAGCGCGACGGCGTGGTGATCATCCACCAGGAACTGGCACTGAGCCCGTTCCTGTCGATTGCCGAGAACATTTTCCTGGGCAACGAGGTGTCCCGCGGCGGGGTGATCGACTGGAACAAAACCAACCTGGAGGCCGCCCGGCTGCTGCAGCGGGTGGGGCTGGCGGAGAACCCGGCCACCAAGATAGTGGAGCTGGGGGTGGGCAAACAGCAGCTGGTGGAGATTGCCAAGGCCTTGTCCAAGGAGGTGAAGATCCTGATCCTGGATGAGCCCACCGCAGCACTGAACGACGACGATTCCGCGCACCTTCTGGGACTGATCCGCCAGCTGAACGAAACCGGCATTACCTCCATCATTATTTCGCACAAGCTCAAGGAGATCCGCTCCATTGCGGATACGGTCACTGTCATCCGGGACGGACGGACCATCGACACCTTCGAGGTCCAGGACACCGAAGAGATCGAAACGCGCATCATCCGCGCGATGGTCGGACGCCCGCTGGACCATCAGTTCCCGCCGCGCGAACCGCAGATCGGCGAGGAGAAGTTCCGGGTGGAGGACTGGACCGTGCACCACCCCATTGATGTGGACCGGCTGGTGGTGGACCGTGCCTTCTTCTCGGTGCGGGCGGGGGAGATCATCGGCTTCGCCGGACTGATGGGGGCAGGCCGGACGGAGCTGGCCATGAGCATCTTCGGCCGGTCCTACGGCTCCGGGATCTCCGGCCGGGTCTACAAGGACGGCGTGGAAATCCGCACCCGCACCGTGGAGGAAGCCATCCGGCACGGCATTGCCTACCTCAGCGAGGACCGCAAGCGGTACGGGCTGAACCTGATTGGCAGCGTCACCGTCAACGTCTCCGCCGCGGCGCTGGGCAAGCTGGCCAGACTGGGCATCATCGACCGGAACCGGGAATACCGGGTGGCGGACGAGTACCGCAAACGCATGAACATCCGCACGCCCAGCGTTTCCTCCCTGGTGGAAAACCTCTCCGGCGGAAACCAGCAGAAGGTGGTGCTGAGCAAATGGATTTACTCCGGCCCGGAAGTACTGATCCTGGATGAACCGACCCGGGGCATCGACGTCGGGGCGAAATTCGAAATCTACGGAATCATCAACGAGCTGGCAGCGCAGGGCAAGGCGGTCATCCTCATTTCCAGCGAACTGCCGGAACTGATGGGACTGGCGGACCGGATCTACACCATCGCCGAGGGCAGGCTGACAGCTGAAATCCCCCGGGCGGACGCGACCCAGGAGGAACTCATGCGCCATATGACCGCGGACCGGAGCCAAGGAGCAGAAACACCGTGA
- the mmsB gene encoding multiple monosaccharide ABC transporter permease, with protein MTTTTPEQARAPLPPQPGRNGKKRRRVDLRQYGILGALAVIILLFQILTGGRLLYPGNVSNLFQQNAYVVILAIGMVMVIIAGHIDLSVGSVVATVGAIAALSMNSWGLPWWAAVTLSLVVGALIGAWQGFWVAFVGIPAFIVTLAGMLVFRGTALILLTGGTISGLPRPYTAISSGTLPSTGTPDLMTLGIGALACVALVVQQLKGRADLRRLDLPRERNGSFVFKIALAVIAIMYLCYLLAYSRGMPIIVVILAVLVLAYSFLLNRTVFGRHIYAMGGNLNAAMMSGVKTRWVNFLVFVNMGFLAGLAAVVSTARAGGAVASAGGGFELDAIAAVFIGGASVQGGVGTVVGAVIGALVMGVLNQGLSILSVDAAWQQVIKGLVLLAAVAFGFSRRKGAR; from the coding sequence GTGACCACCACAACTCCCGAACAGGCCCGGGCGCCGCTGCCGCCGCAGCCCGGCAGGAACGGCAAAAAACGCCGCCGGGTGGACCTGCGGCAGTACGGCATCCTGGGGGCCCTGGCCGTCATCATCCTGCTGTTCCAGATCCTGACCGGCGGGCGGCTGCTGTATCCGGGTAACGTCAGCAACCTCTTCCAGCAGAACGCCTACGTGGTGATCCTGGCCATCGGCATGGTCATGGTGATCATTGCCGGGCACATCGATCTTTCCGTGGGATCCGTGGTGGCCACGGTCGGCGCCATCGCCGCCCTGTCCATGAACAGCTGGGGCCTGCCCTGGTGGGCGGCCGTGACCCTCTCCCTGGTGGTCGGAGCCCTGATCGGTGCCTGGCAGGGGTTCTGGGTGGCGTTTGTGGGGATACCCGCCTTTATTGTCACGCTGGCCGGGATGCTGGTGTTCCGCGGTACCGCACTGATTCTGCTGACCGGCGGAACCATCAGCGGACTGCCGCGTCCGTACACGGCCATCAGTTCCGGCACCCTGCCCTCCACGGGCACACCGGACCTGATGACCCTGGGCATCGGCGCGCTGGCGTGCGTGGCCCTGGTGGTGCAGCAGCTCAAGGGACGGGCGGACCTGCGCCGGCTGGACCTGCCCCGGGAGAGGAACGGCTCCTTCGTCTTCAAGATCGCCCTGGCCGTGATCGCCATCATGTACCTCTGCTACCTGCTGGCCTACAGCCGCGGCATGCCGATCATCGTGGTCATCCTGGCGGTGCTGGTGCTCGCGTACTCCTTTTTGCTGAACCGCACGGTGTTCGGCCGGCACATCTACGCCATGGGCGGGAACCTGAATGCCGCGATGATGTCAGGGGTGAAAACCCGGTGGGTGAACTTCCTGGTGTTCGTGAACATGGGCTTCCTCGCCGGGCTGGCTGCGGTGGTGAGCACCGCGCGGGCCGGCGGCGCCGTGGCCTCGGCTGGCGGCGGGTTCGAGCTGGACGCGATTGCCGCGGTGTTCATCGGCGGCGCTTCGGTACAGGGCGGGGTGGGCACGGTGGTGGGGGCGGTGATCGGGGCGCTCGTGATGGGCGTGCTGAACCAGGGCCTGTCCATCCTGTCCGTGGATGCCGCCTGGCAGCAGGTCATCAAGGGCCTGGTGCTGCTGGCTGCGGTCGCCTTCGGGTTCAGTCGGCGGAAGGGTGCGCGGTAG
- a CDS encoding VOC family protein, whose translation MPSQMNPYLSFRDNAREAMDFYQSVFGGTLESSTFGDMNMSDDPAEANKIMHSSLTTDSGFVLMASDTPSSMNLDEGSSYSISLSGDNGEELRGYWDRLLDGGQMDLPLEKAPWGDLFGMLTDRFGTSWMISIEGEDS comes from the coding sequence ATGCCCAGCCAGATGAACCCCTACCTCAGCTTCCGGGACAACGCCCGTGAGGCCATGGACTTCTACCAGAGCGTCTTTGGCGGCACGCTGGAAAGCTCCACATTCGGTGACATGAACATGTCCGATGATCCGGCCGAAGCCAACAAGATCATGCATTCCTCGCTGACCACGGACAGCGGCTTTGTCCTGATGGCCTCGGACACGCCCTCCAGCATGAATCTGGACGAGGGCAGCAGCTATTCCATCTCCCTGAGCGGCGATAACGGAGAGGAACTGCGCGGCTACTGGGATCGGTTGCTTGACGGCGGCCAGATGGACCTGCCGCTGGAAAAGGCGCCGTGGGGAGACCTGTTCGGCATGCTCACCGATCGGTTCGGTACCAGTTGGATGATCAGCATTGAGGGCGAGGACTCCTAG
- a CDS encoding VOC family protein, whose translation MTTSANTNPANTPQSSAGVTGRHTTGGVPHGVTTLTPFLAVPDARAAISFYRDVFGARLIDATEMGGIVVHADLDFGTGRLQLGEPNPDYGLVPAPDGDADCYSMGLYCENADDTVSRAEAAGATIREPLRTFVSGDRFASIRDPFGVRWSVMSRVEDLSEEESAARVAEWAAAQSG comes from the coding sequence ATGACTACTTCAGCCAACACCAATCCCGCAAACACGCCGCAAAGCTCCGCAGGTGTCACCGGCCGGCACACCACCGGCGGCGTCCCGCACGGCGTCACCACCCTGACTCCGTTCCTCGCCGTTCCGGACGCCCGCGCGGCCATCAGTTTCTATCGCGATGTCTTTGGCGCCCGGTTGATCGATGCCACCGAGATGGGCGGCATTGTGGTCCACGCCGATCTGGACTTCGGCACCGGAAGGCTGCAACTGGGCGAGCCCAACCCCGACTACGGTCTGGTCCCCGCGCCGGATGGTGATGCCGACTGCTATTCGATGGGCCTGTACTGCGAAAACGCGGATGACACCGTGTCCAGGGCAGAAGCAGCCGGGGCCACCATTCGGGAACCGCTGCGCACCTTTGTCTCAGGCGACCGGTTCGCCAGCATCCGCGACCCGTTCGGGGTGCGCTGGTCCGTGATGAGCCGGGTGGAGGATCTATCCGAGGAGGAAAGCGCCGCCAGGGTCGCCGAGTGGGCCGCGGCGCAATCCGGCTAG
- a CDS encoding AraC family transcriptional regulator, whose translation MEEQWRGTLYPARLPSFHRLPAPAALADRVRWFWIPEWQLAPGRVSRQEVLPFPALNLVVQPDGVTLSGPATRRSFRDLSGRGWAVGMLLRPAAVPAFTGEPGSLRNREIPVDMPDLHAAVVAAMAGDKGKSDGEGRREAAACSAGRWLERRVPVPDADGVLVNRLEELIAADASLTRVGQAADLLGVSVRTLQRLARRHVGLPPLAMIRRYRLQEAAERLRLEPGLPVADIAAELGYADHAHLTADFRTVLGFTPSGYRRSAAKP comes from the coding sequence GTGGAGGAGCAGTGGCGTGGGACGCTGTATCCCGCCCGGCTGCCCTCCTTCCACCGGCTCCCGGCCCCGGCAGCGCTCGCGGACCGGGTGCGCTGGTTCTGGATCCCGGAATGGCAGCTCGCTCCCGGACGGGTCAGCCGGCAGGAAGTACTGCCCTTTCCTGCCCTGAACCTGGTGGTGCAGCCTGACGGGGTGACGCTGTCCGGGCCTGCCACCCGGCGTTCCTTCCGCGACTTGTCCGGGCGTGGCTGGGCGGTGGGGATGCTGTTGCGTCCGGCCGCGGTGCCGGCGTTCACCGGCGAACCCGGCAGCCTGCGCAACCGCGAAATCCCCGTGGACATGCCCGATCTCCATGCCGCCGTCGTCGCCGCCATGGCCGGAGACAAGGGGAAGAGCGACGGAGAGGGCCGGCGGGAGGCAGCAGCATGCTCGGCGGGGAGGTGGCTGGAGCGCAGGGTTCCGGTTCCGGATGCCGACGGGGTGCTGGTGAACCGGTTGGAGGAGCTCATCGCCGCCGATGCGTCACTGACGCGGGTGGGGCAGGCGGCGGATCTGTTGGGGGTATCGGTGCGGACGCTGCAGCGGCTGGCCCGGCGCCATGTGGGCCTGCCGCCGCTGGCCATGATCCGGCGCTACCGGCTGCAGGAAGCCGCCGAACGCCTGCGTCTGGAACCCGGCCTGCCCGTCGCGGACATTGCCGCCGAGCTGGGCTACGCCGACCATGCCCACCTGACGGCGGATTTCCGCACCGTCCTGGGCTTCACCCCCAGTGGTTACCGGCGTTCGGCCGCGAAACCGTAG
- a CDS encoding LysR family transcriptional regulator, whose translation MDIRQLKYFVRTAETGSISGAAVELHMTQPALSRQLADLEKELGGTLLQRNPRGVSLTPLGRAVKSHADTILAQVDRTPEIVRLAASGHSLIRLGAPPGLPHDWFRAAVGRVQAAGLPVSFSLYEASSDEQNRLLRAGQIDMALLHTEPAEGMHRQHLLTQPLGAAVRPSSPMNERDVLSLFDLDGLTVMAHAAGEIRIQEVKLRSAAEAEGVRAHWVFRKFSHHSLLIADLADADAALTTEASAGINFPGWKWVPLSAQDAGGHSLQVQTWAAWNAAAPPELAQVAGLFSSPSGPTTVSRPNAGNHWG comes from the coding sequence ATGGACATCCGGCAGCTGAAGTACTTTGTGCGCACCGCGGAGACGGGCAGTATCAGCGGCGCCGCCGTCGAGCTTCACATGACCCAGCCCGCACTGAGCCGGCAGCTGGCCGACCTGGAGAAGGAACTGGGCGGGACACTGCTGCAGCGCAACCCCCGCGGCGTGTCACTGACTCCGCTCGGCCGGGCGGTCAAGTCCCATGCCGACACCATCCTGGCGCAGGTGGACCGGACGCCCGAGATTGTCCGCCTGGCTGCCAGCGGCCATTCCCTGATCCGGCTGGGTGCACCGCCCGGGCTGCCGCATGACTGGTTCCGGGCCGCCGTCGGCCGGGTGCAGGCCGCCGGCCTGCCGGTGAGCTTCTCCCTCTACGAGGCCAGCAGCGATGAACAGAACCGGCTGCTGCGCGCCGGCCAGATCGACATGGCCCTGCTGCACACGGAACCCGCCGAGGGCATGCACCGGCAGCACCTGCTCACCCAGCCGCTGGGCGCTGCCGTCCGTCCCTCCTCGCCGATGAATGAGAGGGATGTCCTCAGCCTGTTTGATCTGGACGGGCTCACCGTGATGGCGCACGCCGCAGGGGAAATCCGCATCCAGGAAGTGAAGCTGCGCAGCGCCGCCGAGGCGGAAGGCGTCCGCGCCCATTGGGTGTTCCGGAAGTTCAGCCACCACAGCCTGCTGATTGCGGATCTGGCGGACGCGGATGCGGCGCTGACCACCGAGGCATCGGCCGGTATCAACTTTCCCGGCTGGAAATGGGTGCCGCTTTCCGCTCAGGATGCCGGCGGACACTCGCTGCAGGTTCAGACCTGGGCCGCGTGGAACGCCGCCGCTCCCCCGGAGCTGGCGCAGGTGGCCGGGCTGTTCAGTTCACCATCCGGTCCTACTACGGTTTCGCGGCCGAACGCCGGTAACCACTGGGGGTGA